From a region of the Nonlabens sp. Hel1_33_55 genome:
- a CDS encoding SLC13 family permease, translating to MDLEIILVFCVLGMTILLFLTEWFPIDKIAFLIIVSLVLLGLTKPEEAISGFADPATITVLSLMIIAISLEDNGVIEWLTRGIKKVSILPLVLITPVFMFVSASISAFISTTAVVIIFIKIVSQLSAKFNFSASKLLMPISFAGILGGSCTLMGTSTNLIVNSVARNLGAERLGFFEFTVFGVIFLAIGIVFMAIASRWLPKDKSTNLADSYGLQEFIFTVTITAESKLVDQSLSESILNDNPDISIIKLIRDKKVVNAPGKYINLRVGDELVLMGTVESLTGFVQDEDLLLHEERNPAEKLEEEEAESKEKKEDIPIMRYIELLILPGSSFIGSTLKKIRRSSLYGAYPLAIQKRKNIRNTKDRLIRKDINEIRVKPGDRLLLELQDGSMRDLERLENVAILNEHELKSTVPLYKKYTTLFTLLAVIGLASSGVLTILASALTGIGILLLTNCISLEKIYHKVNWQIVFLLAGMIPLGIAMNNTGTDTWISEQLLALLQGQAPIIVLGLIFLFTMLMSGTISNNATAIIMTPIAMSVGAGFGLEIKPFILAVMFAANFSFFTPVGYQTNALIYGTGIYKFRHFLVIGGLLSLILWIVATLLLSTLL from the coding sequence ATGGATTTGGAAATCATTTTAGTATTCTGTGTGTTGGGAATGACCATTTTACTGTTTCTAACAGAGTGGTTTCCTATTGATAAAATTGCTTTTTTAATCATCGTTAGTTTAGTCCTTTTAGGACTAACAAAACCTGAAGAAGCCATAAGCGGCTTTGCAGATCCTGCGACCATAACGGTACTATCCCTAATGATAATCGCTATAAGTCTGGAAGATAATGGCGTGATAGAGTGGCTCACCAGAGGAATTAAAAAGGTAAGTATTCTACCGTTAGTTCTAATCACACCGGTTTTTATGTTTGTTAGCGCCAGCATATCGGCTTTTATAAGTACGACTGCGGTGGTGATTATTTTTATCAAGATCGTGTCTCAGCTATCCGCTAAATTCAACTTTTCTGCGAGCAAATTGCTGATGCCTATTTCATTTGCTGGAATTCTAGGTGGTAGCTGTACGTTGATGGGAACTTCTACCAATCTAATCGTGAATTCTGTAGCGCGCAATCTAGGCGCGGAGCGGTTGGGATTTTTTGAGTTCACGGTTTTTGGAGTCATATTTCTCGCTATTGGTATCGTATTTATGGCGATTGCCTCCAGATGGCTACCAAAAGATAAGTCCACCAATCTAGCTGATAGCTACGGGTTGCAGGAATTTATATTTACCGTTACGATCACAGCAGAAAGTAAACTGGTAGATCAATCACTTTCAGAGAGTATTCTAAATGACAATCCAGATATAAGTATCATCAAACTTATTAGAGATAAAAAAGTAGTCAATGCACCTGGAAAATATATTAACCTGCGAGTAGGAGATGAGTTGGTTTTAATGGGAACAGTGGAAAGTCTGACTGGGTTTGTACAAGATGAAGATTTACTACTTCATGAAGAGCGCAACCCTGCGGAAAAGCTTGAAGAAGAAGAAGCTGAATCAAAGGAAAAGAAGGAAGATATTCCTATAATGAGATATATCGAATTACTCATTTTGCCTGGATCTTCTTTTATAGGCAGTACTTTGAAAAAAATACGACGGTCCTCACTTTATGGTGCATATCCACTTGCCATTCAAAAGCGTAAAAACATAAGAAACACAAAAGATCGTCTCATACGCAAAGACATCAATGAAATTAGAGTAAAGCCTGGAGATAGGTTATTACTGGAATTACAGGACGGCTCTATGAGAGATCTTGAGCGATTGGAGAATGTTGCCATTCTCAATGAGCACGAACTCAAAAGCACGGTACCGTTATATAAAAAGTATACTACACTATTTACCTTGCTTGCGGTTATAGGTCTTGCCAGTAGTGGTGTGCTAACGATTCTCGCCAGTGCATTGACCGGTATAGGGATCTTATTGTTAACCAATTGCATCTCACTTGAAAAGATTTACCACAAAGTAAACTGGCAAATTGTTTTCCTGCTCGCGGGAATGATACCGCTGGGAATAGCGATGAACAATACAGGTACAGATACATGGATTTCTGAACAGTTGCTGGCATTGTTACAAGGTCAGGCGCCAATCATAGTTTTGGGACTCATCTTTTTATTTACCATGTTGATGAGTGGTACCATTTCCAATAACGCAACAGCAATTATAATGACGCCTATTGCCATGTCTGTCGGTGCAGGATTTGGTCTTGAAATCAAACCATTTATTCTGGCGGTAATGTTTGCGGCAAACTTCAGCTTTTTTACTCCGGTAGGCTATCAGACCAATGCTTTAATCTATGGGACAGGAATATATAAATTCCGCCATTTTTTAGTGATTGGAGGATTATTGAGTTTGATTCTTTGGATTGTAGCCACCTTGTTGTTATCCACTTTATTATAA
- a CDS encoding head GIN domain-containing protein, with the protein MKKIILVAIAIVAFQSANAQWFGNKKVNGNGDVITQNFRTSNYDGVSMAGSMDVELISGKEGNIKVEAESNLMEYLEIEVKGNRLTIGIEDGINLNSRKGIKVYVPVEQIDYVSLAGSGDITSDLTLKSEKMKISVAGSGDIKLRTESKNLSLAVAGSGDLKVSGRTENLDASVAGSGDISAYDLKANNVNASIAGSGDVAVFCNGGKMNASIIGSGDLRYKGKTSDIKKTVMGSGDITQM; encoded by the coding sequence ATGAAAAAAATAATTCTAGTAGCAATTGCCATAGTCGCATTTCAATCGGCTAATGCTCAATGGTTCGGCAATAAAAAAGTAAATGGTAATGGTGACGTCATCACACAGAATTTTAGAACTTCAAACTATGATGGTGTAAGCATGGCTGGATCCATGGATGTCGAACTTATAAGCGGTAAAGAAGGCAACATCAAAGTAGAGGCCGAATCCAACCTGATGGAATACCTTGAGATTGAGGTGAAAGGCAACCGTCTCACCATTGGCATAGAGGACGGCATCAATTTGAACAGTCGTAAGGGAATCAAGGTTTACGTTCCTGTAGAACAAATTGATTATGTAAGTCTCGCTGGAAGTGGTGATATCACAAGCGATCTGACCTTGAAGTCAGAAAAAATGAAAATAAGTGTTGCGGGCAGTGGCGACATCAAATTAAGAACCGAATCGAAAAACCTGAGCCTTGCCGTTGCCGGTAGTGGCGATTTGAAAGTCTCTGGTAGAACAGAGAATCTGGATGCCAGTGTTGCTGGTAGTGGTGATATAAGTGCTTATGACCTAAAGGCAAATAACGTCAATGCTAGTATAGCTGGAAGTGGTGATGTTGCGGTATTCTGCAATGGTGGTAAGATGAACGCTAGTATAATTGGTTCGGGAGACTTACGTTATAAAGGCAAGACCAGCGATATCAAAAAGACGGTTATGGGTAGTGGTGATATTACACAAATGTAG
- the ytxJ gene encoding bacillithiol system redox-active protein YtxJ produces the protein MDKLFKSQREIAKDEIKGISWEPLESVDQLHNLVKNSNLKTKVIFKHSTRCGISRMALSSFEKNYENLDQNAAYYLLDLLNYRDVSTAIAEELNVQHQSPQVIVLKDEKVIHTESHHGIDINKIQSLIK, from the coding sequence ATGGATAAATTATTTAAATCGCAACGGGAAATTGCTAAGGACGAGATCAAAGGTATCTCGTGGGAACCTTTAGAATCTGTTGATCAACTTCACAATTTAGTTAAGAACTCAAATTTAAAAACCAAAGTCATTTTCAAACATAGTACTCGATGTGGTATATCGAGAATGGCGCTAAGTAGTTTCGAAAAAAACTATGAAAACCTTGATCAAAATGCAGCTTACTATTTGCTGGATTTACTCAACTATAGAGATGTAAGTACAGCAATCGCTGAAGAGCTCAACGTTCAACATCAATCACCGCAAGTGATCGTACTTAAGGATGAAAAGGTCATACATACAGAAAGCCATCACGGTATCGATATCAATAAAATCCAATCCCTAATTAAATAA
- a CDS encoding CDP-alcohol phosphatidyltransferase family protein, with translation MSKLPPKYQFTDLSDYGRSGGKWIAEKLEDTSFTPIHVTLLFVVSGIIAIYSILNGHYITAAFFLILKSVIDAADGELARLKKTPSYVGRYLDSVCDLLLNMFFLLAIMYVTDASWIWTVLAFIGLQLQGTLYNFYYVILRNSVDGDLTSRVRENSVPVALEGETQKMVTFFYHLYKSLYGVFDFVIYHMDSKARKCEPFPSWFMTLLSVYGLGFQLLVIALLLLFGMIQFVIPTLLGMSILIFAFIGIRKLFLK, from the coding sequence ATGTCCAAACTACCACCCAAATATCAATTTACAGATCTATCAGATTATGGTCGATCTGGTGGTAAGTGGATCGCTGAAAAGCTAGAGGATACAAGCTTCACTCCTATTCACGTTACGCTTTTATTTGTAGTGAGTGGGATTATTGCTATTTATTCCATATTGAATGGTCATTATATTACCGCAGCTTTTTTTCTTATACTTAAATCTGTTATTGATGCGGCAGATGGTGAGTTAGCTAGGTTGAAAAAAACACCATCATACGTAGGCCGTTATTTGGATTCCGTTTGTGATTTGTTGCTTAATATGTTTTTTCTATTGGCCATCATGTATGTGACAGATGCCAGCTGGATCTGGACGGTATTAGCATTTATAGGACTACAACTACAAGGAACCTTGTATAATTTCTATTACGTGATCTTGAGGAATAGTGTCGATGGTGATTTAACCAGTCGCGTACGGGAAAACAGTGTGCCAGTCGCACTTGAAGGCGAAACGCAAAAAATGGTGACGTTCTTCTATCACTTGTATAAAAGCCTTTATGGGGTTTTTGATTTTGTGATCTACCACATGGACAGTAAAGCGAGAAAGTGCGAGCCTTTCCCTAGTTGGTTCATGACTTTGTTGTCAGTCTATGGACTAGGATTTCAATTGCTTGTAATCGCGTTGTTGCTTCTCTTTGGAATGATACAATTCGTGATTCCTACTCTTCTGGGAATGTCAATTTTGATCTTTGCGTTTATAGGAATCCGCAAGTTGTTTTTGAAGTAG
- a CDS encoding RNA polymerase sigma factor, translating into MNLTELENDVFDLCEKGDRRAQMQVYNDYAKGMYHVALRIVEDTAQAEDIMQESMITAFAKINQWNREATFGSWLKRIVINNSLTYKRKASKMPTTSFEEYHETIDDSESIDMENAGWTAKRVMIAMKELKASYREVLTLSLIEGMDNEEIAQIMGISHGMCRTTISRAKTSLRSKMELI; encoded by the coding sequence GTGAACCTAACCGAACTAGAAAACGACGTATTTGACCTGTGCGAAAAAGGCGACCGGCGCGCCCAGATGCAAGTGTACAACGACTATGCAAAAGGGATGTATCATGTGGCATTGCGCATTGTGGAAGACACCGCACAGGCTGAAGATATCATGCAGGAAAGTATGATTACCGCATTTGCAAAAATCAATCAGTGGAACCGCGAGGCCACCTTTGGCAGCTGGCTCAAACGTATCGTGATCAACAATAGTTTGACCTATAAGCGCAAGGCGAGCAAAATGCCCACTACAAGTTTTGAGGAGTACCATGAGACCATCGATGATAGCGAAAGTATTGACATGGAGAACGCAGGATGGACCGCAAAACGTGTCATGATCGCCATGAAGGAATTGAAGGCAAGTTATCGCGAGGTACTGACTTTATCGCTTATTGAAGGAATGGATAATGAGGAAATCGCCCAGATTATGGGAATCTCTCACGGTATGTGTCGCACGACCATATCCAGAGCAAAAACAAGTTTAAGAAGTAAAATGGAATTGATATGA
- a CDS encoding DUF3836 domain-containing protein, which produces MQKITLFSLLICCAGMYAQEQLLSSIDQFSVGTGNFENAFGYNYEYDANDNLISESGFSWNSSTSQWVPSNRDIYQYNANGRASELTSQVYDSNTDSFVNDFRDLYTYDSNSSPIEVIYQEFINGSYENEFRLTATYSNNNLISFIEYE; this is translated from the coding sequence ATGCAAAAAATTACACTCTTCTCATTATTAATCTGTTGCGCTGGTATGTATGCGCAGGAACAACTCCTTTCATCTATCGATCAATTTTCAGTAGGTACCGGCAATTTCGAAAATGCCTTCGGCTACAATTATGAGTATGATGCAAATGATAATCTGATATCAGAATCTGGGTTTTCATGGAATTCTTCAACCTCGCAATGGGTACCAAGCAACCGAGACATTTATCAATACAATGCTAATGGTAGAGCAAGCGAATTGACGTCTCAAGTCTACGATTCCAATACAGATAGCTTTGTAAACGACTTTAGGGACTTATACACATATGATTCCAACAGCAGCCCTATTGAAGTGATCTATCAGGAATTCATAAATGGCTCGTACGAAAATGAATTTAGGCTCACGGCGACGTATTCCAATAATAATCTCATTTCTTTTATAGAATATGAATGA
- a CDS encoding MFS transporter → MKKTYPKGHPKLLTAWAFYDWANSVYSLVIASAIFPIYYSAISSNAYESGNVPDIFKGMNNESIIIITTALAFLIVSIISPILSGVADYSGKKKRFLQFFCYLGGACSIGLAFFSFDHLWISLLIYLLALVGFWGSLVFYNSYLPDVAHPDQQDRTSALGFSMGYIGSVILLVICLVLIQGGFFESEKLPTQISFVLVGIWWVGFAQYTYAYLPMGTRKDSSNVDNIFTNGFKELKKIWNQLGENLQMKRYLAAFFIYSMAVQTVMLVATYFGTEEVNWGEGGATTGLIISILLIQFVAIAGAFVASSLSRKLGNINVLIGINIVWACVCVYGYFVTTPIQFYITAGFVGFVMGSIQSLSRSTYSKMIPESSLDTASYFSFFDVAEKIGIVIGMLLFAVVGEITGSMRGSILFLVVFFVIGIILLIRVPRIKEPATTT, encoded by the coding sequence ATGAAAAAAACTTACCCTAAAGGCCATCCAAAACTTCTCACAGCTTGGGCATTCTACGATTGGGCAAATTCCGTTTACTCACTTGTTATTGCTAGCGCTATATTTCCAATTTATTATAGCGCCATAAGCAGTAATGCCTATGAATCTGGCAACGTCCCAGATATATTCAAAGGAATGAATAATGAATCCATCATTATTATTACCACAGCGCTGGCTTTTCTGATTGTAAGCATCATATCTCCCATATTATCTGGGGTGGCTGACTATTCAGGGAAGAAAAAGCGGTTTCTGCAATTCTTTTGCTATTTAGGTGGCGCCTGTAGTATTGGGTTGGCGTTTTTTAGCTTTGATCATTTATGGATCAGTTTGTTGATCTATTTGCTGGCGTTGGTTGGTTTTTGGGGATCGCTGGTTTTTTACAACTCCTATTTGCCAGATGTGGCGCATCCTGATCAGCAGGATAGGACCAGTGCTCTCGGATTTTCCATGGGTTATATAGGTAGCGTTATTTTACTGGTGATCTGTCTCGTTCTTATTCAAGGTGGATTTTTTGAAAGCGAGAAACTACCTACCCAAATCTCCTTTGTTCTCGTTGGTATTTGGTGGGTAGGCTTTGCACAATATACCTATGCATATTTACCTATGGGAACCAGAAAGGACAGTAGCAACGTGGATAATATCTTCACAAATGGCTTCAAAGAACTCAAAAAAATCTGGAATCAATTAGGAGAAAACCTACAGATGAAACGATACCTCGCGGCCTTTTTTATTTACAGCATGGCAGTGCAGACGGTGATGCTGGTAGCAACGTATTTTGGTACTGAAGAAGTAAATTGGGGTGAAGGTGGCGCCACCACAGGTTTGATCATTTCCATACTACTCATACAGTTCGTAGCTATAGCAGGAGCATTTGTGGCGAGTTCGCTTTCGCGAAAGCTTGGAAACATCAACGTCCTCATTGGAATAAACATCGTGTGGGCTTGTGTATGTGTCTATGGCTATTTTGTAACCACGCCCATACAGTTTTATATTACCGCAGGTTTTGTAGGGTTTGTGATGGGATCGATACAATCACTTTCTAGAAGTACCTATTCTAAAATGATTCCAGAAAGCAGTCTCGATACGGCATCCTATTTTAGCTTTTTTGACGTAGCAGAAAAGATTGGGATTGTGATCGGTATGCTGTTGTTTGCTGTGGTAGGAGAGATCACAGGATCTATGCGTGGGAGCATTCTGTTTTTGGTAGTGTTTTTTGTGATCGGTATCATTCTCTTGATACGGGTTCCAAGAATAAAAGAACCTGCAACCACTACGTAA
- a CDS encoding T9SS type A sorting domain-containing protein: protein MNYNSNGTVSDIIGEEFQNDTWVSDYRDSFTYNGDGQLTRKIFETWNGSSYELDEEFDYTYDNNGNLIVEVSDFNFSTAGPEGRETYVYDTSELMSNIANPFVDKTGLEYVFDDFPYVNKILEERYESYDSNSSSFNEVSSKRVYNYNSTLSIEEAAAPLAKVNVYPNPTSGILNIETSNFEIAKVSVYGLFGNQILTTSKQMVDLESFTSGVYFLELTDVSGQSSKHKIIKK from the coding sequence GTGAATTATAATTCTAACGGTACGGTTTCAGATATTATAGGTGAAGAGTTTCAAAATGACACTTGGGTCAGTGATTACCGCGATAGTTTTACCTACAATGGAGATGGACAGTTAACTCGTAAAATTTTTGAAACCTGGAATGGTTCCAGTTATGAACTGGATGAGGAATTTGATTATACTTATGATAACAATGGTAATTTGATCGTAGAAGTGTCTGACTTTAATTTTTCAACGGCTGGACCTGAAGGTCGAGAAACATACGTTTATGACACCAGCGAATTAATGAGCAATATCGCAAATCCATTTGTTGATAAAACCGGTCTTGAATACGTTTTTGATGACTTCCCATATGTCAATAAAATTTTAGAAGAGCGTTATGAAAGTTATGATAGCAACTCATCATCTTTTAACGAAGTGAGTTCTAAAAGAGTTTACAATTATAATTCTACATTGAGCATTGAGGAAGCTGCAGCGCCATTAGCTAAAGTCAATGTCTATCCCAATCCTACATCTGGAATTCTAAACATTGAAACATCGAACTTTGAAATAGCAAAAGTTTCAGTCTACGGATTGTTCGGCAACCAAATCCTGACCACTAGCAAACAAATGGTTGACCTCGAGTCTTTCACTTCTGGTGTTTACTTTTTAGAACTTACAGATGTTTCTGGTCAGTCCAGCAAACATAAAATTATCAAGAAGTAA
- the lon gene encoding endopeptidase La — MFKPKKFQIDIMSQQEFDQDAEFIPLLSSKDEEEMHAEAVPETLAILPLRNMVLFPGVVIPITAGRDQSIKLLQEANKANEPIGVVAQKDESVEDPSEADLHSTGVVARILKVFKMPDGNTTVIIQGKKRFAIDSIVQTEPYLKATTKAVEEARPAADNEEFNAIIDKIKELSLEIIKESPNIPSEASFAIKNIESNSFLVNFVSSNMNLKVEDKQKLLEINDLKERALETLRFMNIERQKLELKNDIQSRVQTDINKQQREYFLHQQMKTIQEELGGGVSSHQEIDEMRQRAKKKKWDDKVKEHFDKELAKMQRMNPQVAEFSIQRNYLDLFLDLPWNEFSKDNFDLKRAMKILDRDHYGLDDVKKRIIEYLAVLKLRNDMKSPILCLYGPPGVGKTSLGKSIAEALGREYVRISLGGLRDEAEIRGHRKTYIGAMPGRIIQSIKKAKTSNPVFVLDEIDKLGNSHNGDPSSAMLEVLDPEQNNSFYDNFLEMGFDLSKVMFVATSNSMQTIQPALRDRMEIINVTGYTIEEKVEIGKRHLLPKQLEEHGLDKSHLKIGKPQIERIVEGYTRESGVRGLDKQIAKMVRYAAKSIAMEDEYDLKVTNDTIVEVLGAPRMMRGKYENNDVAGVVTGLAWTRVGGDILFIESILSKGKGQLTVTGNLGKVMKESATIAMEYIKAHSEELGIDSDIFGKYNVHIHVPEGATPKDGPSAGITMLTSLVSLFTQRKVKKSIAMTGEITLRGKVLPVGGIKEKILAAKRARIKEILLCEQNRRDIEEIKADYLKGLTFHYVSDMSNVLELALTKQKVKNAKVL; from the coding sequence ATGTTTAAACCAAAGAAGTTTCAAATAGACATTATGTCACAGCAGGAATTTGATCAGGATGCAGAGTTTATACCACTTTTAAGCTCCAAGGATGAGGAAGAAATGCATGCCGAAGCTGTTCCTGAAACGCTTGCCATCTTGCCGTTGCGCAACATGGTACTTTTTCCCGGAGTCGTGATTCCTATTACGGCTGGTCGTGATCAATCCATAAAATTGCTGCAGGAAGCTAATAAAGCTAATGAACCTATAGGTGTCGTTGCCCAAAAAGATGAATCTGTTGAAGACCCATCTGAAGCTGACTTGCACTCAACGGGTGTTGTAGCGCGTATTCTCAAGGTGTTCAAGATGCCTGACGGGAATACCACGGTAATTATTCAAGGTAAAAAACGCTTTGCCATCGATTCCATTGTTCAAACGGAACCTTACCTGAAAGCAACTACTAAAGCGGTAGAAGAGGCAAGACCAGCCGCTGATAATGAGGAGTTTAATGCGATTATAGATAAGATCAAGGAGCTTTCCCTAGAAATTATAAAGGAAAGTCCCAATATTCCAAGTGAGGCTAGTTTTGCGATCAAGAATATCGAGTCCAACAGCTTTCTAGTCAATTTTGTTTCCTCCAACATGAATTTAAAGGTTGAGGATAAGCAAAAATTGCTGGAGATCAATGACCTTAAGGAGCGCGCACTGGAAACCTTGCGTTTCATGAATATCGAGCGCCAGAAACTGGAACTCAAGAATGATATTCAGTCTCGTGTTCAAACGGATATAAACAAACAACAGCGCGAGTATTTCCTACACCAGCAAATGAAGACCATTCAGGAAGAGTTGGGTGGTGGCGTGAGCTCACATCAGGAAATAGATGAGATGCGCCAGCGTGCCAAAAAGAAAAAATGGGACGATAAGGTCAAGGAACATTTTGATAAGGAGCTTGCAAAAATGCAGAGAATGAATCCGCAAGTAGCGGAATTCTCCATCCAACGTAATTATCTGGATCTGTTTTTGGATCTGCCATGGAATGAGTTTTCTAAGGATAATTTTGATCTGAAACGTGCGATGAAGATTCTGGACCGCGATCACTATGGTCTGGATGATGTGAAAAAACGCATTATTGAATATCTAGCAGTACTCAAACTGCGCAACGATATGAAATCGCCTATACTTTGTTTGTATGGACCTCCAGGAGTTGGTAAAACATCTTTGGGAAAATCCATTGCAGAAGCTTTAGGACGAGAGTACGTAAGAATCAGTTTAGGCGGTTTGCGCGATGAAGCAGAAATACGCGGTCACCGTAAAACCTACATAGGTGCGATGCCTGGACGTATTATCCAGAGTATCAAAAAGGCCAAAACATCAAATCCTGTTTTCGTACTGGATGAGATCGATAAACTAGGGAATTCGCACAATGGTGATCCATCGAGTGCAATGTTAGAAGTTTTGGATCCAGAGCAGAACAATAGCTTTTACGATAATTTCCTAGAAATGGGGTTTGATCTGAGTAAAGTAATGTTTGTAGCTACGAGCAACAGCATGCAGACAATACAACCTGCTTTGCGTGATCGTATGGAGATTATTAATGTTACCGGTTATACCATAGAAGAGAAAGTAGAGATAGGGAAAAGACACCTATTGCCTAAGCAACTCGAGGAACATGGACTGGATAAATCCCACCTCAAGATAGGAAAGCCACAAATCGAAAGAATAGTGGAAGGTTACACACGAGAAAGTGGTGTTAGAGGTCTGGACAAGCAAATAGCAAAAATGGTGCGTTACGCGGCCAAAAGTATTGCTATGGAAGATGAGTATGATCTCAAAGTTACCAATGATACAATTGTTGAAGTATTAGGCGCGCCTAGAATGATGCGCGGTAAATACGAAAACAACGATGTTGCTGGTGTTGTTACAGGACTAGCGTGGACTAGAGTAGGTGGTGATATTCTATTTATAGAATCCATTTTGAGTAAAGGCAAAGGCCAACTTACTGTAACTGGTAATCTAGGTAAGGTGATGAAGGAAAGTGCCACCATCGCCATGGAATACATCAAGGCACATTCTGAAGAATTGGGAATCGACTCGGATATATTCGGTAAATACAATGTCCATATTCACGTTCCTGAAGGTGCCACACCAAAAGATGGACCTAGCGCAGGAATAACGATGCTTACCTCACTGGTATCATTATTCACACAGCGCAAAGTCAAGAAGAGCATAGCTATGACTGGTGAGATCACTTTACGTGGTAAAGTATTACCCGTAGGTGGAATCAAGGAAAAAATCCTTGCTGCCAAACGTGCAAGAATCAAAGAGATTTTACTCTGCGAGCAAAATCGTAGAGATATAGAAGAGATCAAAGCTGATTACTTGAAAGGACTTACTTTTCATTATGTGAGCGACATGAGTAACGTGCTTGAACTGGCACTTACTAAGCAGAAGGTGAAGAATGCTAAGGTGTTGTAG
- a CDS encoding M48 family metallopeptidase: protein MKNIRFYLLASSLLVISCATNVFTGERTLKPVSNDQVFPAAFSAYNEVLEESNLVTGTAESRMIVNVGQNIKSASQKWLNALGHPEYLDGYEWEYNLINDDQVNAWAMPGGKIAFYTGILPIAQSETGVAVIMGHEVAHALANHGGQRMRASQLQQLGAVGLAVGGVVSGTSGQTMNILNQAYGLGSQYGALLPFSRAQESEADKIGLILTAIAGYNPDEGARLWERMKANSGGQAPPEFLSTHPSNDTRIANLKQLAPVAKQEAAKYGVTSFK, encoded by the coding sequence ATGAAGAATATAAGATTTTACTTACTTGCTAGTTCATTACTAGTAATTTCCTGTGCGACCAATGTGTTTACAGGAGAAAGAACGTTGAAACCTGTATCTAATGATCAGGTATTCCCGGCAGCATTTTCTGCCTACAACGAGGTGCTGGAAGAGAGTAATCTAGTCACTGGAACAGCAGAATCACGAATGATTGTGAACGTAGGACAAAATATTAAATCTGCATCTCAAAAGTGGTTGAATGCATTAGGCCATCCTGAATATCTTGATGGTTATGAATGGGAATACAACTTAATCAATGATGATCAAGTGAATGCTTGGGCTATGCCAGGTGGTAAGATTGCATTCTACACGGGAATTCTTCCTATTGCTCAATCAGAGACTGGTGTTGCGGTAATCATGGGTCATGAGGTTGCTCATGCACTTGCAAATCATGGTGGTCAACGCATGAGAGCTAGTCAATTGCAACAATTAGGAGCAGTTGGACTTGCTGTAGGTGGTGTAGTATCAGGAACAAGTGGTCAGACGATGAACATTTTGAATCAAGCTTACGGATTGGGTTCTCAATACGGTGCATTACTACCGTTCTCTAGAGCTCAAGAATCTGAAGCAGATAAAATAGGACTTATTCTTACTGCCATAGCAGGTTACAATCCAGATGAAGGTGCAAGATTATGGGAACGTATGAAGGCTAATAGTGGTGGTCAAGCTCCACCAGAGTTCTTGAGTACACACCCATCAAATGATACTCGTATCGCAAACTTAAAACAGCTAGCACCAGTTGCTAAACAAGAAGCAGCAAAATACGGAGTGACTTCATTCAAATAG